TGCATCCCAATCCTGAGTCATGCCCCACACCCCAATCCTGAATCACATCCCACATCCCAATCCTGCATCCCaatcccaaatcccaccccacATCCCAATCCTGCATCCTGATCCTGCATCACGTCCCACATCCCAACCCTGAGTCATGTCCTGCATCCCAATCCTGCATCGGAATCCTGAGTCACATCCCGCATCCCAATCCCGAATCCCACCCTGCATCCCAGTCCTGAGTCATGCCCCACACCCCAGTCCTGAATCACATCCCACATCCCAATCCTGCATCATGTCCTGCATCCCAATCCTGCATCCCAATCCCAAATCCTGTCCTGCATCCCAATCCTGAGTCATGCCCCACATCCCATTTCTGAATCTCATCCTGCATCCCAATCCTGAATTGTGTCCTGCATCCCAATCCTGCATCCCAGTCCTGAGTCATGTCCCACAACCCAATCCCGAATCCCATTTCACATCCCAATCCCGCATCCCAATCCTGAGTCATGTCTCACATCCCACTCCTGCATCCCAATCCTGAGTCATGCCTCACATCCCAGTCCCAAATCCCATCCCACATCCCAATCCCACATCCCAATCCTGTATCCCAATCCTGCATCCCAGTCCCAAATCCCATCCTGCATCCCAATCCTGAGTCATGCCCCACATTCCAATCCCAAATCCTTTCCCACATCCCAGTCCCGCATCCCACTCCCGAATCGTATCTCACATCCCACTCCTGCATCCCAATCCTGAGTCATGTCCCGCATCCCAATCCTGCATCTACATCCCACATCCCAGTCCTGAGTCATGCCCCACATCCCAATCCCAAATCCTGTCCCATATCCCAATCCTGCATCCCAGTCCCAAATCATGCCCCACATCCCACTCCTGCATCCCAATCCTGAGTCATGCCCTACATCCCAATCCCAAATCCTGTCCCACATCCCACTCCTGCATCCCAATCCTGAGTCATGCCCCACACCCCAGTCCTGAATCACATCCCACATCCCAATCCTGCATCATGTCCTGCATCCCAATCCTGAGTCATGTCGCACATCCCATTTCTGAATCTCATCCTGCATCCCAATCCTGCATCTGAATCCTGAGTCACGTCCCGCATCCCAATCCCGAATCCCACCCTGCATCCCAATCCTGAGTCATGTCCCACATCCCAATCCTGCATCCTGATCCTGCATCACGTCCCACATCCCAACCCCGAGTCATGTCCTGCATCCCAATCCCGAATCCCACCCTGCATCCCAGCCCTGCATCCCAGTCCCGAATCCTGTCCCGCATCCCACTCCTGCATCGCAATCCTGAGCCACGCCCCGCATCCCGACCCCGCATCCCGGCCCCCATCCCAACCCCGCACCCAATCCCACCCCGCACCCCAACCccgcaccccaaatcccccccccccccccccatccccgtgcccgGCAGCCTCCCCGCGCGCCCCCGCACCTCCGTGCCCGCGCGTGTGCGCGCCCCCGCGCCCGCGCAGCCAATGAGCCGCGcgcccgcccccctccccccccctcccccccccatagcccggccccgcccggccccgcgccgccgccgccgccgccgcccctcgcccgcccccggcccggggccgcggcTGGCAGCGGCAGGGCAGCGGCAGCGCCGAGCGGGGCCGgacggggccgggcggggccgagcggggccgaACGGGGCCGAAcggggccgagcggggccgaACGGGGCTGAGCGGGGCCGGACGGGGCCGGACGGGGCGCCATGGCCGGCAGGGCCCGCGgtagcggcggcggcggcgaggcgcTGCGGGTGGTGGCGCGGTGCCGGCCGCTGAGCCggcgggaggaggcggcgggctGCGAGCGCATCGTGGAGCTGGAGGCCGGGCTGGGCCGCGTGAGCATCCGCAACCCCCGCGCGGCGCCCGGCGAGCCGCCCAAGACCTTCACGTTCGACGCCGTCTACGACGCCGGGTCGCGGCAGGCCGAGCTGTACGACGAGAGCGTGCGGCCGCTGGTGGACGCGGTGCTGCGGGGCTTCAACGGCACCGTGCTGGCCTACGGGCAGACGGGCACCGGCAAGACCTACACCATGCAGGGCTCGTGGGCCGAGCCGGAGAAGCGCGGCGTCATCCCCAGCGCCTTCGAGCACATCTTCACGCACATCTCGCGCTCGCAGAACCAGCAGTACCTGGTGCGCGCCTCCTACCTGGAGATCTACCAGGAGGAGATCCGCGACCTGCTGGCCAAGGACCCCGGCAAGAAGCTGGAGCTGAAGGAGAGCCCCGAGACGGGGGTGTACATCAAGGACCTCTCCTCCTTCGTCACCAAGAACGTCAAGGAGATCGAGCACGTGATGAACCTGGGCAGCCAGGCGCGCGCCGTGGGCAGCACCAACATGAACGAGTACAGCTCGCGCTCCCACGCCATCTTCCTCATCACCGTCGAGTGCAGCGAGACGGGGCCCGACGGCGAGGAGCACATCCGCGTGGGCAAGCTCAACCTGGTGGACCTGGCCGGCAGCGAGCGCCAGGGCAAAATGGGTGCCCACGGCGAGCGCCCCAAGGAGGCGTCCAAGATCAACCTCTCCCTCTCCGCCCTGGGCAACGTCATCTCCGCCCTCGTGGACGGCCGGAGCACGCACATCCCCTACAGGGACTCCAAGCTCACCCGCCTGCTGCAGGACTCCCTGGGGGGCAACGCCAAGACCATCATGGTGGCCACCCTGGGCCCGGCCTCCCACAGCTACGACGAGAGCCTCTCCACCCTCAGGTTCGCCAACAGGGCCAAGAACATCAAGAACAAGCCCCGGGTGAACGAGGACCCCAAGGACACGTTGCTGCGGGAGTTTCAGGAGGAGATCGTCCGGCTGAAGGCCCAGCTGGAGAAGCGTGGCATGCTGGgcaagaagaggagaaggagcagccGGAGGAAGAAGGCGGTGGACGGAGAAAGCGCCACGGAGAACGAAGGGGAGGACGACAACGAGGACGGCCTGGAGAAGAACATGGAGAACTACCTGAAGGAGCAGAAGGAGaggctggaagaggagaaagccGCTATCCAGGACGACCACAGCCTGGTGAGCgaggagaagcagaagctgctggaggagaaggagaagatgaTAGAGGACCTGCGGAAGGAGCAGGAGGCCACGGAGCTGCTGGCCACCAAGTACAAGGTACGTGTCGCCACGTGGGGGGCACACGTGAGCGATGCTGGGGTGCAGCCTGCGTTGCTTGTGGGCACTTGTGGGGTGTCCCAAGTTGGGTGCCCAAGTTGGGTGTCCATGCTGGGTGTCCCAAGTTGGGTTCCCAAGCAAGGTGCCCAAACTGGGTGCCCCAGCGAGGTGCCCAAGCGAGGTGCCCAAGGGGACCCCGATGCCGCCGGGCAGTGGTGGGCCGGGGTTGCCCTCAGGCACAGACCCCCACAGGGCCCTtttgtgggtgctgctgggggcgcGGGGCCACCCGTCCGGGCCCGCTGGTGGCACGAGCGCGCCGTGCTCCGCGCCGACCCTCGGCACAACAAAGCAGCTTGCGGCGGGGCGGGGGAGATGCTGCGGATCCGTACCCGCCGCCCCGAGGTGGCCCCGGGAAcatgcccagggctggggccggggctctGCCGGCTCAGGGATGCTCGGGGATTTGGGGCTGAGTGCGAGAggggcggcagcagccccagcccagccccggggccgtgcccctctcctgctcctggccctgccgtggcggtgccggcaccaccgGCCCTGTCTCAGCCGctcggggctgctgcgggcCCCGCCTGGGCGCAGGGATGGGA
This genomic stretch from Anser cygnoides isolate HZ-2024a breed goose chromosome 3, Taihu_goose_T2T_genome, whole genome shotgun sequence harbors:
- the KIF3C gene encoding kinesin-like protein KIF3C isoform X4, with amino-acid sequence MAGRARGSGGGGEALRVVARCRPLSRREEAAGCERIVELEAGLGRVSIRNPRAAPGEPPKTFTFDAVYDAGSRQAELYDESVRPLVDAVLRGFNGTVLAYGQTGTGKTYTMQGSWAEPEKRGVIPSAFEHIFTHISRSQNQQYLVRASYLEIYQEEIRDLLAKDPGKKLELKESPETGVYIKDLSSFVTKNVKEIEHVMNLGSQARAVGSTNMNEYSSRSHAIFLITVECSETGPDGEEHIRVGKLNLVDLAGSERQGKMGAHGERPKEASKINLSLSALGNVISALVDGRSTHIPYRDSKLTRLLQDSLGGNAKTIMVATLGPASHSYDESLSTLRFANRAKNIKNKPRVNEDPKDTLLREFQEEIVRLKAQLEKRGMLGKKRRRSSRRKKAVDGESATENEGEDDNEDGLEKNMENYLKEQKERLEEEKAAIQDDHSLVSEEKQKLLEEKEKMIEDLRKEQEATELLATKYKAMESKLLIGGRTIMDHTNEQQKMLELKRQEIAEQKRREREMQQEMLLRDEETMELRETYTSLQQEVEIKTKKLKKLYAKLQAVKAEIQDQHDEYIRVRQDLEEAQNEQMRELKLKYLIIENFIPPEEKNKIVNRLYFDCEEDQWKFQPLVPAGGSGQMKKRPTSAVGYKRPISQYARVAMAMGSHPRYRAENIMFLELDLSPPAVFEFERSRDPAEQDPRALHLERLMHLDSLLERPAASRVRKSRSWCQTPRSLPSSTTHVALAAGSPRASTTPAQE
- the KIF3C gene encoding kinesin-like protein KIF3C isoform X1 yields the protein MAGRARGSGGGGEALRVVARCRPLSRREEAAGCERIVELEAGLGRVSIRNPRAAPGEPPKTFTFDAVYDAGSRQAELYDESVRPLVDAVLRGFNGTVLAYGQTGTGKTYTMQGSWAEPEKRGVIPSAFEHIFTHISRSQNQQYLVRASYLEIYQEEIRDLLAKDPGKKLELKESPETGVYIKDLSSFVTKNVKEIEHVMNLGSQARAVGSTNMNEYSSRSHAIFLITVECSETGPDGEEHIRVGKLNLVDLAGSERQGKMGAHGERPKEASKINLSLSALGNVISALVDGRSTHIPYRDSKLTRLLQDSLGGNAKTIMVATLGPASHSYDESLSTLRFANRAKNIKNKPRVNEDPKDTLLREFQEEIVRLKAQLEKRGMLGKKRRRSSRRKKAVDGESATENEGEDDNEDGLEKNMENYLKEQKERLEEEKAAIQDDHSLVSEEKQKLLEEKEKMIEDLRKEQEATELLATKYKAMESKLLIGGRTIMDHTNEQQKMLELKRQEIAEQKRREREMQQEMLLRDEETMELRETYTSLQQEVEIKTKKLKKLYAKLQAVKAEIQDQHDEYIRVRQDLEEAQNEQMRELKLKYLIIENFIPPEEKNKIVNRLYFDCEEDQWKFQPLVPAGGCVRLPASWGEERGSSGQMKKRPTSAVGYKRPISQYARVAMAMGSHPRYRAENIMFLELDLSPPAVFEFERSRDPAEQDPRALHLERLMHLDSLLERPAASRVRKSRSWCQTPRSLPSSTTHVALAAGSPRASTTPAQE
- the KIF3C gene encoding kinesin-like protein KIF3C isoform X2, with protein sequence MAGRARGSGGGGEALRVVARCRPLSRREEAAGCERIVELEAGLGRVSIRNPRAAPGEPPKTFTFDAVYDAGSRQAELYDESVRPLVDAVLRGFNGTVLAYGQTGTGKTYTMQGSWAEPEKRGVIPSAFEHIFTHISRSQNQQYLVRASYLEIYQEEIRDLLAKDPGKKLELKESPETGVYIKDLSSFVTKNVKEIEHVMNLGSQARAVGSTNMNEYSSRSHAIFLITVECSETGPDGEEHIRVGKLNLVDLAGSERQGKMGAHGERPKEASKINLSLSALGNVISALVDGRSTHIPYRDSKLTRLLQDSLGGNAKTIMVATLGPASHSYDESLSTLRFANRAKNIKNKPRVNEDPKDTLLREFQEEIVRLKAQLEKRGMLGKKRRRSSRRKKAVDGESATENEGEDDNEDGLEKNMENYLKEQKERLEEEKAAIQDDHSLVSEEKQKLLEEKEKMIEDLRKEQEATELLATKYKAMESKLLIGGRTIMDHTNEQQKMLELKRQEIAEQKRREREMQQEMLLRDEETMELRETYTSLQQEVEIKTKKLKKLYAKLQAVKAEIQDQHDEYIRVRQDLEEAQNEQMRELKLKYLIIENFIPPEEKNKIVNRLYFDCEEDQWKFQPLVPAGGCVRLPASWGEERGSGQMKKRPTSAVGYKRPISQYARVAMAMGSHPRYRAENIMFLELDLSPPAVFEFERSRDPAEQDPRALHLERLMHLDSLLERPAASRVRKSRSWCQTPRSLPSSTTHVALAAGSPRASTTPAQE
- the KIF3C gene encoding kinesin-like protein KIF3C isoform X3, coding for MAGRARGSGGGGEALRVVARCRPLSRREEAAGCERIVELEAGLGRVSIRNPRAAPGEPPKTFTFDAVYDAGSRQAELYDESVRPLVDAVLRGFNGTVLAYGQTGTGKTYTMQGSWAEPEKRGVIPSAFEHIFTHISRSQNQQYLVRASYLEIYQEEIRDLLAKDPGKKLELKESPETGVYIKDLSSFVTKNVKEIEHVMNLGSQARAVGSTNMNEYSSRSHAIFLITVECSETGPDGEEHIRVGKLNLVDLAGSERQGKMGAHGERPKEASKINLSLSALGNVISALVDGRSTHIPYRDSKLTRLLQDSLGGNAKTIMVATLGPASHSYDESLSTLRFANRAKNIKNKPRVNEDPKDTLLREFQEEIVRLKAQLEKRGMLGKKRRRSSRRKKAVDGESATENEGEDDNEDGLEKNMENYLKEQKERLEEEKAAIQDDHSLVSEEKQKLLEEKEKMIEDLRKEQEATELLATKYKAMESKLLIGGRTIMDHTNEQQKMLELKRQEIAEQKRREREMQQEMLLRDEETMELRETYTSLQQEVEIKTKKLKKLYAKLQAVKAEIQDQHDEYIRVRQDLEEAQNEQMRELKLKYLIIENFIPPEEKNKIVNRLYFDCEEDQWKFQPLVPAGGSSGQMKKRPTSAVGYKRPISQYARVAMAMGSHPRYRAENIMFLELDLSPPAVFEFERSRDPAEQDPRALHLERLMHLDSLLERPAASRVRKSRSWCQTPRSLPSSTTHVALAAGSPRASTTPAQE